The following are from one region of the Mus caroli chromosome 13, CAROLI_EIJ_v1.1, whole genome shotgun sequence genome:
- the Mxd3 gene encoding max dimerization protein 3 → MEPVASNIQVLLQAAEFLERREREAEHGYASLCPHHSPRAVCRRRKPPLQAPGALNSGRSVHNELEKRRRAQLKRCLEQLRQQMPLGVDCTRYTTLSLLRRARVHIQKLEEQEQQARRLKEKLRSKQQSLQQQLERLQGLPGAREWDRDRLRADSLDSSGLSSERSDSDQEDLEVDVESLVFGTETELLQSFSTGREHSYSYSTCAWL, encoded by the exons ATGGAACCCGTGGCTAGCAACATCCAGGTCCTGCTGCAGGCAGCGGAGTTCCTGGAGAGGCGCGAGAGAG AGGCAGAGCACGGTTATGCGTCCCTGTGTCCACACCACAGCCCCAGGGCTGTctgcaggaggaggaagccacccCTGCAAGCTCCTGGCGCGCTGAACAGTGGGCG GTCTGTGCACAACGAGCTGGAGAAGCGCAG GAGAGCCCAGCTGAAGCGGTGCTTAGAGCAACTGAGGCAGCAGATGCCCCTGGGAGTTGACTGTACCCGATACACTACACTGAGCCTGCTGCGCCGGGCCAGGGTGCATATCCAG AAgctggaggagcaggagcagcaagcCCGGCGGCTCAAGGAGAAGCTTCGCAGCAAACAGCAGAGcctgcagcagcagctggagcGGCTCCAGGGGCTGCCGGGAGCTAGGGAGTGGGACCGGGACCGGCTGAGGGCAGACAGCTTGGACTCTTCAGGCCTGTCCTCTGAGCGCTCGGACTCAGACCAAG aggatctggagGTGGACGTGGAGAGCCTGGTGTTTGGGACTGAGACAGAGCTCCTACAGAGCTTCAGCACTGGGCGGGAGCACAGCTACTCATACAGCACCTGCGCCTGGCTATGA